A region from the Marinobacter sp. SS13-12 genome encodes:
- a CDS encoding YeaH/YhbH family protein, which yields MGMTHVVDRRLNGKNKSAVNRERFLRRYRHHIKKAVADAVHRRSITDIERGENVSIPSRDTDEPIFHHGQGGKREVIHPGNKEFVTGDTVPKPPGGGGKGQGQGQASPDGEGMDEFAFQITQEEFLDFLFDDLELPNLARKKLKDTEAFKYVRSGFSTQGVPAKLDVVRSLRGAHARRLGLGGARKKKIREMEAQLAALKSAPQDLDPAFSHEDQIKALEDEIAELKANVRRIPFIDEIDLRYRQHLKKPQPATSAVMFCLMDVSGSMTQMHKDIAKRFFILLYLFLKKNYKKIEVVFIRHHTSAKEVDEEEFFYSRETGGTIVSSALKLMHKIIESRYSPAEWNIYAAQASDGDNWNDDSPICSKLLADSILPLVQYYAYVEITPQDHQMLWYEYEKIQERFPQSFALQQIADPGEIYPVFRQLFERKAA from the coding sequence ATGGGTATGACCCACGTAGTCGACCGGCGACTGAACGGTAAAAACAAGAGCGCGGTGAACCGGGAGCGGTTCCTGCGCCGTTACCGCCACCATATCAAGAAGGCGGTGGCGGATGCGGTGCACCGTCGTTCCATCACGGATATTGAGCGCGGCGAGAACGTCAGCATTCCCTCCCGGGATACCGACGAGCCGATATTCCATCACGGTCAGGGTGGCAAACGGGAGGTCATCCACCCCGGCAACAAGGAGTTTGTGACCGGTGATACCGTGCCCAAGCCTCCGGGAGGAGGCGGTAAAGGCCAGGGGCAGGGTCAGGCCAGCCCCGATGGCGAGGGCATGGACGAGTTTGCCTTCCAGATCACCCAGGAAGAGTTCCTGGATTTCCTCTTCGATGATCTGGAATTACCCAATCTTGCCCGCAAGAAGCTGAAAGATACCGAGGCGTTCAAGTACGTTCGTTCCGGTTTCTCCACCCAGGGCGTTCCGGCCAAGCTGGATGTAGTGCGTTCATTGAGAGGTGCCCATGCGCGGCGGCTCGGCCTCGGCGGCGCCCGCAAGAAGAAGATCCGTGAGATGGAGGCGCAGTTGGCGGCACTCAAGAGTGCGCCGCAAGATCTGGACCCGGCCTTCAGCCATGAGGACCAGATCAAGGCATTGGAAGATGAAATCGCCGAACTGAAGGCCAATGTCCGTCGCATCCCGTTTATCGACGAGATTGACCTGCGTTACCGCCAGCACCTCAAAAAGCCACAACCGGCCACCAGTGCCGTGATGTTCTGCCTGATGGATGTCTCCGGGTCCATGACCCAGATGCACAAGGACATCGCCAAACGCTTCTTTATCCTGCTGTACCTGTTCCTGAAGAAGAACTACAAGAAAATCGAAGTGGTGTTTATCCGGCATCACACCAGCGCCAAGGAAGTGGACGAGGAAGAGTTCTTCTATTCCCGCGAAACCGGCGGCACCATCGTCTCCAGCGCTCTGAAGCTGATGCACAAGATCATCGAGTCCCGCTACTCCCCCGCCGAGTGGAATATCTACGCAGCCCAGGCCTCGGACGGCGACAACTGGAACGATGACTCGCCCATCTGCAGCAAGTTGCTGGCCGACAGCATCCTGCCGCTGGTGCAGTACTACGCCTATGTGGAGATCACGCCCCAGGATCACCAGATGCTGTGGTACGAGTACGAGAAGATCCAGGAGCGATTCCCCCAGAGCTTCGCCCTGCAGCAGATCGCCGACCCCGGTGAAATCTATCCGGTCTTCCGTCAGTTGTTCGAGAGGAAAGCCGCATGA
- a CDS encoding PrkA family serine protein kinase: protein MSIVQHFKNRYEATQEEEYTLEEYLEICKKDPTAYATAAERMLLAIGEPEHIDTSRDSRMSRIFSNKVIKRYPEFSEFYGMEEAVENIVSFFRHAAQGLEEKKQILYLLGPVGGGKSSLAEKLKSLMQKVPFYAIKDSPVNESPLGLFDPAEDAGILQEEYGIPPRYLKSIMSPWAVKRLHEYGGDISQFRVVKMYPSVLDQIGVSKTEPGDDNNQDISALVGKVNIRMLEDYSQDDPDAYSFSGGLCKANQGLMEFVEMFKAPIKVLHPLLTATQEGNYNTTEGMGSVPFDGIILAHSNESEWQTFRNNKHNEAFLDRVYIVKVPYCVRVTEEIDIYRKLLRDSSLAGAPCAPDTLDMLAQFSILSRIKEPENSSIFSKMRVYDGQNIKDTDPKAKSMQEYRDAAGVNEGMDGLSTRFAFKILSKVFNFDTTEVAANPVHLLYVLEKQIEQEQFQPETQDRYLRFIKEFLAPHYVEFIGKEIQTAYLESYSEYGQNLFDRYVTYADFWIQDQEYRDPETGEILDRSSINDELEKIEKPAGISNPKDFRNEVVNFVLRARANNQGRNPSWLSYEKLRSVIEKKMFSNTEDLLPVISFNPKASQEDQNKHKQFVERMVDRGYTEKQVRLLAEWYLRVRKSQ from the coding sequence ATGAGCATCGTGCAGCACTTCAAAAACCGGTATGAAGCAACTCAGGAGGAAGAATACACCCTTGAGGAATACCTGGAGATCTGCAAAAAGGACCCAACGGCGTATGCCACCGCCGCAGAGAGAATGTTGCTGGCAATCGGTGAGCCGGAACATATCGACACATCCCGTGATTCCAGGATGTCTCGGATTTTTTCCAACAAAGTCATCAAACGCTATCCGGAATTCTCCGAGTTCTACGGCATGGAAGAGGCCGTAGAAAATATTGTTTCCTTCTTCCGCCATGCCGCCCAGGGCCTGGAAGAGAAGAAACAGATCCTTTACCTGCTCGGCCCCGTTGGTGGTGGTAAATCCTCGCTGGCTGAAAAGCTCAAGTCATTGATGCAGAAAGTGCCCTTCTACGCCATTAAAGACTCACCGGTGAACGAGTCCCCGCTGGGCCTGTTCGATCCGGCAGAGGATGCCGGCATCCTGCAAGAGGAATACGGCATTCCGCCGCGCTATCTCAAATCCATCATGTCGCCATGGGCTGTAAAGCGCCTGCATGAATACGGCGGCGATATCAGCCAGTTCCGGGTGGTGAAAATGTACCCTTCGGTTCTGGACCAGATCGGTGTTTCCAAGACCGAGCCGGGGGACGACAACAACCAGGATATTTCCGCACTGGTGGGCAAGGTCAACATCCGTATGCTGGAAGATTATTCCCAGGATGACCCGGACGCCTACAGCTTCAGCGGCGGCCTGTGCAAGGCCAACCAGGGCCTGATGGAATTCGTGGAGATGTTCAAGGCGCCGATCAAAGTGCTGCATCCGCTGCTGACCGCCACCCAGGAAGGCAACTACAACACCACAGAAGGCATGGGTTCCGTGCCGTTCGACGGCATCATTCTTGCCCACTCCAACGAGTCTGAATGGCAGACGTTCCGTAACAACAAGCACAACGAGGCCTTCCTTGACCGGGTCTACATCGTCAAGGTGCCCTACTGCGTGCGTGTTACCGAAGAGATTGATATCTATCGCAAACTGCTGCGGGACAGCTCCCTGGCGGGCGCGCCCTGTGCTCCGGACACCCTGGATATGCTGGCGCAGTTCTCCATCCTGTCACGCATCAAGGAGCCGGAAAACTCCAGCATTTTCTCCAAGATGCGGGTCTACGACGGCCAGAACATCAAGGATACCGATCCCAAGGCCAAGTCGATGCAGGAATACCGGGATGCCGCCGGCGTGAACGAAGGCATGGACGGACTATCTACCCGTTTCGCCTTCAAGATCCTGTCCAAGGTATTCAACTTCGATACCACAGAAGTGGCTGCCAACCCGGTTCACCTGCTCTATGTGCTGGAAAAACAGATAGAACAGGAGCAGTTCCAGCCAGAAACCCAGGACCGCTACCTGCGCTTCATCAAGGAGTTCCTGGCGCCCCATTATGTGGAGTTCATCGGCAAGGAAATCCAGACCGCTTACCTGGAAAGCTACAGCGAGTACGGCCAGAACCTGTTCGACCGCTACGTGACCTACGCCGATTTCTGGATACAGGACCAGGAGTACCGCGACCCGGAAACCGGGGAAATTCTCGACCGTTCGTCCATCAACGACGAGCTGGAGAAAATCGAGAAACCCGCCGGCATCAGCAACCCGAAAGATTTCCGCAACGAGGTGGTGAACTTCGTGCTGCGGGCACGGGCGAACAACCAGGGTCGCAATCCGTCCTGGCTCAGCTATGAAAAGCTGCGCAGCGTGATCGAGAAGAAAATGTTCTCCAATACCGAGGACCTGCTGCCGGTTATTTCCTTCAATCCGAAGGCAAGCCAGGAAGACCAGAACAAACACAAGCAGTTCGTCGAGCGTATGGTCGATCGAGGCTACACGGAAAAACAGGTACGCCTCCTTGCGGAATGGTACCTGCGGGTTCGTAAGTCTCAATAA
- the tmpT gene encoding thiopurine S-methyltransferase, with protein MEHEFWHERWAKKEIGFHEGTVNQYLHDHWPELAGSGTGAVLVPLCGKAHDMWWLHDRGHPIIGVELSDVACKDFFEEGGEKARVHPGEPFTTFKHDDLELWCGDFFQLVPEDLRHVRLVYDRAALIALPPHMRKDYVDHLTAVIPDGTRILLITLDYDTDIKGPPFNVSDTEVRELYAGDYEIEHILTNTLAKDHPFTKRKGLAGATESVFRLQKR; from the coding sequence ATGGAACACGAATTCTGGCACGAACGCTGGGCCAAGAAAGAAATCGGCTTCCACGAAGGCACCGTGAACCAGTACCTCCACGACCACTGGCCCGAACTTGCCGGCAGCGGCACGGGTGCTGTCCTCGTGCCCCTGTGCGGGAAAGCCCATGACATGTGGTGGCTTCACGACCGCGGCCATCCCATCATCGGGGTGGAGCTCAGCGACGTTGCCTGCAAGGACTTTTTCGAAGAGGGCGGCGAGAAAGCCAGGGTCCACCCCGGCGAGCCCTTTACCACCTTCAAGCACGACGACCTGGAACTCTGGTGTGGCGACTTCTTCCAGTTGGTGCCGGAGGATCTGCGACACGTGAGGCTGGTCTACGACCGTGCCGCACTGATCGCCCTGCCCCCGCATATGCGCAAGGACTACGTTGACCACCTGACTGCGGTCATCCCGGACGGCACGCGAATCTTGCTGATTACCCTGGATTACGACACTGACATCAAGGGTCCTCCCTTTAACGTCAGCGATACAGAAGTCCGGGAACTGTACGCCGGCGATTACGAAATCGAACACATCCTCACCAATACCCTGGCGAAAGATCACCCCTTTACCAAGCGCAAAGGCCTTGCTGGAGCCACCGAAAGCGTGTTTCGGCTGCAGAAACGCTGA
- a CDS encoding D-2-hydroxyacid dehydrogenase — MKAVFLDADTLGHDVDLSPIEAVTGEMVKHPRTSPEQVLERIRGFDTVLVNKVVLKQAHFEACPELKTISVVATGLNNIDQEAAKAHGIRVMNVTNYGRSTVAQHTMALMLALATRLLDYDRDVRAGRWGQSPMFCLMDHPIMELEGRTLGIVGYGDLGQGVVERAKAFGMNILLGARPGQAAGEVDGYSRIPMHELLPRVDVLSLHCLLTDETRNMIGARELKMMKPEALVINTSRGGLVDEQALADALRAGTIGGAGFDVLTEEPPRNGNPLLADDIPNLIVTPHSAWASREARQRIVEITARNLLSV; from the coding sequence ATGAAAGCCGTATTTCTGGATGCAGACACACTGGGTCATGATGTGGACCTGTCGCCGATCGAAGCCGTAACCGGAGAGATGGTGAAGCACCCGCGCACGTCACCGGAGCAGGTGCTGGAGCGTATCCGGGGCTTCGATACGGTGCTGGTGAACAAGGTGGTGCTGAAGCAGGCGCATTTTGAGGCGTGCCCGGAGCTGAAGACGATTTCGGTGGTGGCCACAGGGTTGAATAACATAGACCAGGAGGCTGCGAAGGCACACGGCATCAGGGTGATGAACGTGACCAACTACGGCCGCTCCACCGTGGCCCAGCACACCATGGCGCTAATGCTGGCGCTGGCCACGCGGTTGCTGGATTACGACCGGGATGTGCGCGCCGGTCGTTGGGGGCAGAGCCCGATGTTCTGTTTGATGGATCACCCCATCATGGAGCTGGAAGGGCGTACGCTGGGGATTGTCGGTTATGGCGATCTGGGACAGGGCGTTGTTGAGCGGGCGAAGGCGTTCGGAATGAACATCCTGCTGGGTGCCAGGCCGGGCCAGGCCGCTGGCGAGGTGGATGGTTACTCTCGCATTCCCATGCATGAATTGCTGCCCAGGGTAGACGTGCTATCCCTGCATTGCCTGTTGACGGACGAAACCCGGAACATGATCGGTGCCCGCGAGCTGAAGATGATGAAACCGGAGGCGCTGGTGATCAACACCAGCCGCGGTGGCCTGGTGGATGAGCAGGCACTGGCCGATGCCCTGCGCGCCGGAACTATTGGCGGTGCAGGCTTTGACGTCTTGACGGAAGAGCCCCCCCGCAATGGCAACCCGCTGCTGGCGGACGATATTCCCAACCTGATAGTGACACCCCATTCGGCCTGGGCGAGCCGGGAGGCGAGGCAGAGGATTGTGGAGATTACCGCGCGTAATCTGTTATCTGTCTGA
- a CDS encoding YihY/virulence factor BrkB family protein translates to MASIQFKDRLQEAETWILANPNPPHRWPWTWLYKTGRTAYALVRDIIAGNLTLHAMSLVYTTLLSIVPLLALSFSVLKALGVHQRMEPFLYQFFEPMGPQGIEIAEQILGFVDNMKVGVLGSVGLALLVYTVISLVQKIERSFNMIWRVPDMRSMAQRFSNYLSVIMIGPLLMVSAIGISATIFSSAFVQALMAVEPLGSVIIFATRFTPFLLVVGAFTFVYVFIPNTRVKLRYAFIGGLIAGISWQAAGMLFASFVAGSAKYAAIYSSFAIGIILLIWLYLNWIILLLGSSIAFYLQNPGAVAKRSQVRLSPELQENTGLALMWLVAKPFSEGRPAPQQEDLEHTLRVPGEVTRGISDKLIRARLLALAGRNGDCLVPGQSLDRITIGGVLEAIRHDEDRVVDRLPYRIPERLRARAPEDESVTFAELLRQEVEGRKEA, encoded by the coding sequence GTGGCTTCTATCCAATTTAAAGACCGGCTCCAGGAAGCTGAAACCTGGATTCTGGCCAATCCCAATCCACCGCACAGATGGCCGTGGACCTGGTTGTATAAAACCGGGCGCACGGCCTATGCCCTGGTGCGGGATATCATTGCCGGCAACCTGACCCTGCACGCCATGAGTCTGGTCTATACCACCCTGTTGAGTATCGTGCCTCTGCTGGCGCTGAGCTTTTCGGTACTCAAGGCGCTGGGCGTGCACCAGCGTATGGAGCCCTTCCTTTACCAGTTCTTTGAGCCCATGGGCCCACAGGGCATCGAGATTGCCGAACAGATTCTGGGGTTCGTGGATAATATGAAGGTAGGTGTGCTGGGCTCCGTGGGCCTGGCTCTGCTGGTCTATACCGTGATTTCGCTGGTGCAGAAAATCGAGCGTTCCTTCAATATGATCTGGCGGGTGCCGGATATGCGTTCCATGGCCCAGCGCTTCAGCAACTACCTCAGCGTGATCATGATCGGCCCGTTGTTGATGGTGTCGGCCATCGGCATCAGTGCCACCATCTTCTCGTCGGCGTTTGTCCAGGCGTTGATGGCGGTGGAACCCCTGGGTTCAGTAATTATCTTTGCCACCCGCTTTACCCCGTTCCTGCTGGTGGTCGGGGCATTCACCTTTGTATATGTGTTTATTCCCAATACCAGAGTGAAGCTGCGTTACGCTTTTATCGGTGGTCTGATTGCAGGCATTTCCTGGCAGGCTGCAGGCATGCTGTTTGCCTCATTTGTGGCAGGCTCGGCGAAATACGCCGCCATCTATTCCAGCTTCGCCATCGGTATCATCCTGCTTATCTGGCTCTACCTGAACTGGATCATCCTTTTGCTGGGCTCCAGCATCGCATTTTATCTGCAGAATCCCGGCGCAGTCGCCAAGCGCAGCCAGGTAAGGTTATCCCCGGAACTGCAGGAGAATACTGGCCTGGCACTGATGTGGCTGGTGGCAAAACCATTCAGTGAAGGCCGGCCGGCCCCCCAGCAGGAAGATCTTGAACATACCCTGCGAGTGCCCGGTGAGGTAACCCGCGGAATCAGCGACAAGCTCATTCGTGCACGACTGCTGGCGCTGGCGGGTCGTAATGGTGACTGCCTGGTTCCGGGCCAGTCGCTGGACCGGATTACCATCGGAGGCGTTCTTGAAGCTATTCGCCACGATGAGGATCGTGTGGTTGACCGTCTGCCTTACCGGATACCCGAAAGACTCAGGGCCAGGGCTCCAGAGGACGAATCAGTCACTTTCGCCGAATTGCTGAGACAGGAAGTGGAAGGCCGGAAAGAAGCCTAG
- a CDS encoding HDOD domain-containing protein: MPGFFSWISGLFNSDEPVIASAPESRLLNPSAPVDDNSAADPALIDHLEENLFCWLLDSPPATLRSEPGQWEHILDNLRGRIANQELDELPRQPMTLPMLMRALSDEKSDRHQLTEIILNDPALTDQLLQVANSPYFRPGDQSIDSVDQAVFLLGLDGIRNVISAAIMRPMMAARNSREALFAQRVWRWGLTCARSAELIARIQGQDTSVFFVTGLLPALSYITLRRELQRICRAEPGMTEAPPSLIHSALSRYQWATSQLLANEWNLPPKYHAQLLAAERPAPNQKQSPLNDGIIVGTREVLRHAHQRNMPEGDVLRIIHISGEQFTRVRKTILDVLEAGAKTRA, translated from the coding sequence ATGCCAGGCTTTTTTTCCTGGATTTCAGGACTATTCAATTCCGACGAGCCAGTCATCGCATCAGCCCCTGAATCCCGCCTGCTTAATCCATCTGCGCCGGTGGATGACAATTCGGCCGCAGATCCCGCGCTGATTGACCATCTGGAAGAAAATCTGTTCTGTTGGCTGCTGGATTCGCCCCCCGCGACGTTGCGCTCAGAGCCCGGGCAATGGGAGCACATTCTGGACAATCTGCGCGGGCGAATTGCCAATCAGGAACTGGACGAATTACCACGCCAACCAATGACCCTGCCCATGTTGATGCGGGCGCTCTCCGATGAGAAATCGGACCGCCATCAACTGACCGAGATCATCCTCAACGATCCGGCACTGACCGACCAGTTGTTACAGGTTGCCAACAGCCCCTATTTCCGGCCCGGCGACCAGTCCATAGACTCCGTGGATCAGGCCGTTTTCTTGCTGGGACTGGACGGTATTCGCAACGTGATTTCGGCCGCTATCATGCGCCCGATGATGGCGGCCCGAAACAGCCGCGAAGCCCTTTTTGCCCAGAGGGTCTGGCGCTGGGGGCTTACCTGCGCCCGAAGTGCGGAACTGATTGCCAGGATTCAGGGCCAGGATACCAGCGTCTTTTTTGTGACGGGGTTGCTGCCGGCGCTCTCCTATATCACCTTGCGGAGAGAGCTGCAGCGAATCTGCCGTGCGGAACCGGGGATGACCGAGGCGCCGCCCTCACTGATACACAGCGCCCTCTCCCGCTATCAGTGGGCCACGTCACAGTTGCTGGCCAACGAGTGGAATCTTCCACCCAAGTACCATGCGCAACTGCTGGCGGCAGAGCGCCCTGCTCCGAATCAGAAGCAATCCCCGCTTAATGACGGCATCATTGTCGGAACCCGGGAGGTGCTGCGGCATGCACACCAGCGCAACATGCCTGAGGGAGACGTGCTGCGTATCATCCATATCTCCGGTGAGCAGTTTACCCGGGTGCGCAAAACCATCCTCGATGTTCTTGAGGCAGGCGCCAAAACCCGCGCCTAG
- a CDS encoding 16S rRNA (uracil(1498)-N(3))-methyltransferase yields the protein MRIPRIYTDSPLNEGATAELDDNAAQHVGRVLRMQPGQELLLFNGDGNDYPATITESGKKRVEVRVASPMENATDSPLEIVLGQTLSKGDRMDYAVQKAVEMGVTRIVPLTTERCDVKLKGDREDKRLRHWQSVATSAAEQCGRARVPEILPVMTLADWFEHTSDCDLRLVLHHRTEQSLNTMTKPARVALMIGPEGGLSADEITAAETAGFLPVALGPRVLRTETAPVAAMALCQWLWGDIGS from the coding sequence ATGCGCATCCCTCGTATCTACACCGACTCTCCTCTGAACGAGGGAGCCACGGCTGAGCTGGACGACAACGCGGCACAGCATGTTGGCCGCGTGCTGCGCATGCAGCCGGGCCAGGAATTGCTGCTGTTCAACGGCGACGGCAACGACTACCCTGCCACCATCACCGAGTCGGGCAAAAAACGGGTGGAAGTCCGGGTTGCCAGCCCGATGGAAAACGCCACCGACTCTCCCCTGGAGATCGTCCTCGGACAGACACTCTCCAAGGGTGACCGGATGGATTACGCCGTTCAGAAAGCCGTGGAAATGGGCGTCACCCGCATCGTGCCCCTGACCACCGAACGCTGCGACGTGAAACTCAAGGGCGACCGCGAAGACAAACGCCTGCGCCACTGGCAATCCGTCGCCACCAGCGCCGCCGAACAATGCGGCCGCGCCCGGGTACCCGAGATATTACCCGTGATGACCCTGGCGGACTGGTTCGAACACACCAGTGACTGCGACCTGCGCCTGGTCCTCCACCACCGCACCGAACAGTCCCTGAACACCATGACCAAACCCGCCCGGGTCGCCCTGATGATCGGCCCCGAAGGCGGCCTCAGCGCGGACGAAATCACCGCCGCCGAAACCGCCGGCTTCCTCCCCGTCGCCCTCGGCCCGCGTGTCCTCAGAACCGAAACCGCTCCGGTCGCCGCCATGGCCCTGTGCCAGTGGCTGTGGGGAGACATCGGAAGCTGA
- a CDS encoding adenosylmethionine--8-amino-7-oxononanoate transaminase — protein MRNADLVARGLKSVWHPCTQMKDHEGTLPLVPIKRGEGVWLEDFEHNRYIDAVSSWWVNLFGHANPRINAAIQEQIGQLEHVILAGFTHEPVVNLSERLIEATPEGLNKCFYADNGSSAIEAALKMSFHYWKNHGKPGKKNFVNLSNSYHGETLGALALGDVSLYKDTYQPLLMEVLTAPSPDAFNKEPGETDEEYALRQFEAMEALLAEKHDEICAVVVEPLIQCAGGMRMHHPIYHTRLREACDRYDVHLIADEIAVGFGRTGTLFACEQSGITPDFMCLSKGLTAGYLPLSVVLTTDKVYNAFYDDYETLKAFLHSHSYTGNPIGCAVALATLDIFRDDNVIENNKRLSTCMADSVAHLADHPNVGDIRQHGMTLAVEMVKNKATKEPFPWQERRGIRVYQHALTRQSLLRPLGNVVYFMPPYVITEEQIRHLAQVATEGIEIAVRD, from the coding sequence ATGCGTAATGCTGACCTCGTCGCCCGCGGCCTTAAATCCGTATGGCATCCCTGCACCCAGATGAAAGATCACGAAGGAACCCTGCCACTGGTCCCCATCAAACGGGGAGAAGGCGTCTGGCTTGAGGATTTCGAGCACAACCGGTACATCGACGCTGTGAGCTCCTGGTGGGTTAACCTCTTCGGCCATGCCAATCCGCGAATCAACGCCGCGATTCAGGAACAGATCGGCCAGCTGGAGCATGTGATCCTGGCCGGATTTACCCACGAGCCTGTGGTAAACCTGTCAGAACGGCTTATTGAAGCGACCCCGGAAGGCCTCAACAAGTGCTTTTACGCGGACAACGGCTCTTCCGCAATTGAAGCGGCGCTCAAGATGAGCTTCCATTACTGGAAAAACCACGGCAAGCCGGGCAAGAAAAACTTCGTGAATCTGAGCAACAGTTATCACGGAGAAACCCTGGGCGCCTTGGCCCTGGGCGATGTTTCCCTCTACAAGGACACCTATCAGCCGTTATTGATGGAAGTGCTGACGGCGCCCTCCCCGGACGCCTTCAACAAGGAGCCGGGTGAAACTGACGAGGAATACGCCCTGCGGCAGTTCGAGGCCATGGAAGCGCTGCTGGCAGAAAAGCACGACGAAATCTGCGCCGTGGTGGTGGAGCCCCTGATCCAGTGCGCCGGTGGCATGCGCATGCACCACCCCATTTACCACACCAGATTGCGTGAAGCCTGTGACAGGTATGACGTGCACCTGATCGCCGACGAGATTGCCGTGGGATTCGGCCGCACCGGCACCCTGTTTGCGTGCGAGCAGTCCGGCATTACTCCGGACTTCATGTGCCTGTCCAAAGGCCTGACTGCCGGCTACCTGCCATTGTCCGTGGTGCTCACCACCGATAAGGTCTATAACGCTTTCTACGACGACTACGAAACCCTGAAGGCGTTCCTGCACAGCCACAGCTACACCGGCAACCCCATCGGCTGCGCCGTTGCCCTGGCGACCCTGGACATCTTCCGCGACGACAATGTGATCGAGAACAACAAGCGCCTGAGCACCTGCATGGCCGACTCCGTGGCCCACCTGGCGGACCATCCCAACGTTGGCGACATCCGCCAGCACGGCATGACCCTGGCGGTGGAAATGGTCAAGAACAAGGCCACCAAGGAGCCTTTCCCCTGGCAGGAGCGCCGCGGCATCCGCGTCTACCAGCACGCCCTCACCCGACAATCACTGTTGCGGCCGCTGGGCAATGTGGTCTACTTTATGCCCCCTTATGTGATCACCGAAGAACAGATCCGCCACCTGGCCCAGGTGGCCACTGAAGGCATCGAAATCGCAGTACGGGACTGA
- a CDS encoding DUF2505 domain-containing protein, producing MELELRHSYDAGLERVLGAFFDEAHIHEKNQRLGSRNVRVPELSRDELSAKVVVEREMMASTEVPGILSSFHREWNRVRQEEHWFRKDDGEWHCEFRVRIEGVPAKIKGNMRLQGTDQACINYVTLNVLCEVPLLGKKIARFLADDSHTKIEKEYRITRQLL from the coding sequence ATGGAACTGGAACTGAGACATTCATACGATGCTGGCCTGGAGCGGGTGCTGGGCGCCTTCTTCGACGAAGCCCACATCCACGAGAAAAACCAGCGACTGGGTTCCCGTAACGTGCGGGTACCGGAACTGAGCCGCGATGAGCTATCGGCAAAGGTTGTGGTGGAACGGGAAATGATGGCCTCAACCGAGGTGCCCGGTATTCTCTCCAGCTTTCACCGGGAGTGGAACCGGGTGCGACAGGAAGAGCACTGGTTCCGCAAGGACGACGGCGAATGGCATTGCGAATTCCGGGTACGGATCGAGGGCGTGCCGGCAAAAATCAAGGGCAACATGCGACTTCAGGGCACAGACCAGGCCTGCATCAACTACGTCACGCTGAATGTCTTGTGCGAAGTGCCACTGCTGGGCAAAAAGATTGCCCGGTTTCTGGCGGATGATTCCCATACCAAGATCGAGAAGGAATACAGGATTACCCGCCAGTTGTTATGA